One Pseudomonas ekonensis DNA window includes the following coding sequences:
- a CDS encoding cytochrome c — MKTFVIATLALLGSASLYGAEADQSLIRQGEYLARAGDCVACHTAKDGKPFAGGLPMETPIGTIYSTNITPDKRGIGGYSFEDFDRAVRHGVARNGSTLYPAMPYPSYARVTEADMQALYAFFMHGVEPVAQENKASDIPWPLSMRWPLTGWRWLFAPKVEDYKATSDDAVVSRGAYLVEGLGHCGACHTPRALTMQEKSLSAGEGSTFLSGSAPLEGWIAKNLRGDHKDGLGGWSEEQLVQFLKTGRSDRSAVFGGMSDVVTHSMQYMTDADLTAIARYLKSLPAQDPADRPHQYDETAAKALWNGDDSQRGAAVYIDNCAACHRTDGHGYTRVFPALAGNPVLQSEDPASLIHIVLQGGTLPATHAAPSAITMPGFGWRLSDQEVADVVSFIRGSWGNKGAPVSAAEVKHLRAEQMKTASTQESAH, encoded by the coding sequence ATGAAGACTTTCGTTATCGCGACCCTGGCGTTGCTCGGCAGCGCCTCCCTGTACGGCGCCGAAGCCGATCAATCCTTGATCAGGCAGGGTGAATACCTGGCCCGCGCAGGCGACTGCGTGGCCTGCCACACCGCCAAGGACGGCAAACCGTTCGCCGGCGGCCTGCCGATGGAAACGCCGATCGGCACGATCTACTCGACCAACATCACCCCGGACAAGCGCGGCATCGGCGGCTACAGCTTCGAGGACTTCGACCGGGCCGTGCGCCATGGCGTGGCCCGCAACGGCAGCACGCTGTATCCGGCGATGCCGTACCCGTCCTACGCCCGCGTCACCGAAGCCGACATGCAGGCGCTGTACGCGTTCTTCATGCACGGCGTCGAACCGGTGGCCCAGGAGAACAAGGCCAGCGACATCCCCTGGCCGCTGAGCATGCGCTGGCCGCTGACGGGCTGGCGCTGGCTGTTTGCGCCGAAGGTCGAGGACTACAAAGCTACGTCGGACGATGCCGTCGTCAGCCGTGGGGCTTATCTGGTGGAAGGCCTCGGACATTGCGGCGCTTGTCATACGCCCCGCGCCCTGACCATGCAGGAAAAATCCCTGAGTGCAGGCGAAGGCAGCACTTTCCTGTCAGGCAGCGCGCCGCTGGAAGGCTGGATCGCCAAGAACCTGCGCGGCGACCACAAGGACGGCCTCGGCGGCTGGAGCGAAGAGCAACTGGTGCAGTTCCTGAAGACCGGGCGCAGCGACCGCAGCGCGGTGTTCGGCGGCATGAGCGACGTGGTCACCCACAGCATGCAGTACATGACCGACGCCGACCTGACCGCGATCGCCCGCTACCTGAAATCGTTGCCGGCCCAAGATCCCGCCGACCGCCCGCACCAGTACGACGAAACGGCCGCCAAGGCCCTGTGGAACGGCGACGACAGCCAGCGCGGCGCCGCGGTGTACATCGACAACTGCGCGGCCTGCCACCGCACCGACGGCCACGGCTACACCCGCGTGTTCCCGGCGCTGGCGGGCAATCCGGTGCTGCAATCGGAAGATCCGGCCTCGCTGATCCACATCGTGCTCCAGGGCGGCACGCTGCCGGCGACCCACGCGGCGCCGTCGGCCATCACCATGCCGGGGTTCGGCTGGCGGCTGTCGGATCAGGAAGTGGCGGATGTGGTGAGCTTCATCCGGGGCAGTTGGGGCAACAAGGGGGCGCCGGTCAGCGCAGCTGAGGTCAAACACTTGCGTGCCGAACAGATGAAGACGGCATCGACGCAAGAGTCCGCCCACTGA
- a CDS encoding PA0069 family radical SAM protein, translating into MHTPLPPRGRGTAANPHNRFAPSRSVAEDDGWHQEVPQTQGTEVRIETAKTIITRNTSPDLPFDRSVNPYRGCEHGCIYCYARPSHAYWDLSPGLDFETKLIAKTNAAQVLEEQLGKRGYQCAPINLGSNTDPYQPIEREHRITRQILEVLLRHRHPVTIVTKGSLILRDLDLLTELARLRLVAVMISLTTLDDELKRILEPRAAAPKARLRAIRVMREAGIPVGVLCSPMIPMINDSEIESLLTEAHAAGAQSAAYMMLRLPLEVAPLFEQWLEAHYPQRAAHVLSLIRQSRGGELYDSRFGARMRGEGPFADLLAQRFAKALKRLGLDRREGFGLDCSAFCPPGRQMSLI; encoded by the coding sequence ATGCACACGCCCTTGCCTCCCCGCGGCCGCGGCACCGCCGCCAACCCGCACAACCGCTTCGCGCCGAGCCGTTCGGTGGCCGAGGACGACGGCTGGCATCAGGAAGTGCCGCAGACCCAAGGCACCGAGGTGCGGATCGAGACGGCGAAGACCATCATCACCCGCAACACCTCGCCGGATCTGCCCTTCGACCGCTCGGTCAATCCTTACCGCGGCTGCGAGCACGGTTGCATCTATTGCTACGCCCGGCCCAGCCACGCCTACTGGGACCTGTCGCCAGGGCTGGATTTCGAAACCAAACTGATCGCCAAGACCAACGCCGCCCAGGTGCTGGAAGAACAATTGGGCAAGCGCGGCTACCAATGCGCGCCGATCAACCTGGGCTCCAACACCGATCCTTATCAGCCCATCGAACGCGAGCACAGGATCACCCGGCAGATCCTCGAAGTGCTGCTGCGCCACCGGCATCCGGTGACCATCGTCACCAAGGGCTCGCTGATCCTGCGCGACCTCGACCTGCTCACCGAACTGGCCCGGCTGCGGCTGGTGGCGGTGATGATCAGCCTCACCACCCTGGACGACGAGCTCAAGCGCATCCTCGAACCCCGCGCAGCCGCGCCCAAGGCCCGGCTGCGGGCGATCCGGGTGATGCGCGAAGCGGGAATTCCGGTGGGCGTGCTGTGTTCGCCGATGATTCCGATGATCAACGACAGCGAGATCGAAAGCCTGCTCACCGAGGCCCACGCGGCCGGCGCCCAGAGCGCGGCGTACATGATGCTGCGCCTGCCGCTGGAGGTGGCGCCGCTGTTCGAGCAGTGGCTTGAGGCGCATTACCCGCAGCGCGCGGCCCATGTGCTGAGCCTGATCCGTCAGAGCCGGGGCGGCGAGCTCTACGACAGCCGCTTCGGCGCCCGCATGCGGGGCGAAGGGCCGTTCGCCGACCTGCTGGCCCAGCGGTTCGCCAAGGCGCTGAAGCGTCTGGGGCTCGACCGTCGCGAAGGCTTCGGCCTCGATTGCTCGGCCTTTTGTCCGCCGGGTCGCCAGATGTCGCTGATTTAG
- a CDS encoding carbonic anhydrase yields the protein MSDKDKQPLAASAPAPEAETADAALKHIVDGFLHFHHEVFPQQEELFKKLATAQSPRAMFITCADSRIVPELITQSSPGDLFVTRNVGNVVPPYGQMNGGVSTAIEYAVLALGVQHIIICGHSDCGAMRAVLNPDSLEKMPTVKAWLRHAEVAKTMVQDNCNCANEKESMPILTEENVIAQLQHLRTHPSVASRMANGHLFIHGWVYNIETSEIKAYDADQGCFLPLDGSHPIPVATPKARF from the coding sequence ATGAGTGACAAGGATAAACAGCCGTTGGCTGCGTCGGCGCCGGCCCCTGAGGCGGAAACCGCCGATGCAGCGCTGAAGCACATCGTCGACGGCTTTTTGCATTTTCATCATGAGGTCTTTCCGCAGCAGGAAGAACTCTTCAAGAAACTCGCCACGGCCCAGTCGCCACGGGCGATGTTCATCACCTGCGCCGACTCGCGCATCGTTCCCGAACTGATCACCCAGAGCTCCCCCGGCGACCTGTTCGTGACCCGCAACGTCGGCAACGTCGTACCGCCCTACGGCCAGATGAACGGTGGCGTGTCCACCGCCATCGAATACGCCGTGCTCGCCCTGGGCGTGCAGCACATCATCATCTGCGGCCATTCCGACTGCGGCGCCATGCGCGCGGTGCTCAACCCGGACAGCCTGGAGAAGATGCCGACGGTCAAGGCCTGGCTGCGCCACGCCGAAGTCGCGAAAACCATGGTGCAGGACAACTGCAACTGCGCCAACGAAAAAGAAAGCATGCCGATCCTCACCGAGGAAAACGTCATCGCCCAACTGCAGCACTTGCGTACCCATCCCTCGGTAGCCTCGCGCATGGCGAACGGTCATCTGTTCATCCATGGCTGGGTCTACAACATCGAAACCAGCGAAATCAAAGCGTACGACGCGGACCAGGGCTGCTTCCTGCCGCTGGACGGCAGCCATCCGATCCCGGTGGCGACGCCAAAAGCGCGCTTCTAG
- a CDS encoding SulP family inorganic anion transporter yields the protein MRAAQLKAVLPRELLASVVVFLVALPLCMGIAIASGLPPAKGLVTGIIGGLVVGWLAGSPLQVSGPAAGLAVLVFELVRQHGVEMLGPILLLAGLLQLAAGRLKLGCWFRVTAPAVVYGMLAGIGVLIILSQVHVMLDAAPKPSGLDNLTAFPGAVAQALPSFGWQAGLLGLGTIAVMWLWEKFRPHSLRFVPGALLGVGLATGASLLLALPVKRVEVPDNLAQAIDWLKPADLLNLADPALLVAAFAVAFIASAETLLSAAAVDRMHSGPRSDFDRELSAQGVGNMLCGLVGALPMTGVIVRSSANVQAGATTRLSTIFHGLWLLAFVLLLSSLLQSIPVASLAGVLVYTGFKLVDLKVFRGLGRYGRMPMFTYAATALAIIFTDLLTGVLIGFGLTLLKLALKAARLKISLIDLPQEGEMEMRLTGAATFLKVPALTQALASVPPGTTVHVPLNNLSYIDHACLELLEEWGRANAAKGSRLLIESRGLKRRLEGRVRTTAGIGTAG from the coding sequence ATGCGTGCCGCTCAATTGAAAGCTGTTCTGCCACGGGAGCTGTTGGCTTCGGTGGTTGTGTTCCTGGTCGCCCTGCCGCTGTGCATGGGCATCGCCATCGCCTCGGGCCTGCCGCCGGCCAAGGGGCTGGTCACCGGCATCATCGGCGGACTGGTGGTGGGCTGGCTGGCCGGCTCTCCGTTGCAGGTCAGCGGGCCGGCGGCCGGGTTGGCGGTGCTGGTGTTCGAGCTGGTGCGCCAGCACGGCGTCGAGATGCTCGGGCCGATCCTGCTGCTGGCCGGGCTGCTGCAGCTGGCGGCCGGGCGCCTGAAGCTCGGCTGCTGGTTCCGGGTCACGGCGCCGGCGGTGGTGTACGGCATGCTCGCCGGGATCGGCGTGCTGATCATCCTGTCCCAGGTGCATGTGATGCTCGACGCCGCGCCGAAACCCTCCGGCCTGGACAACCTCACCGCGTTCCCCGGCGCCGTGGCCCAGGCCCTGCCGTCGTTCGGCTGGCAGGCCGGGCTGCTGGGGCTGGGAACCATCGCGGTGATGTGGCTGTGGGAGAAATTCCGCCCGCATTCGCTGCGCTTCGTGCCCGGCGCGCTGCTGGGCGTCGGCCTGGCCACGGGCGCCAGCCTGCTGCTGGCGCTGCCGGTCAAACGGGTCGAGGTACCGGACAACCTGGCGCAGGCCATCGACTGGCTCAAGCCGGCGGACCTGCTCAACCTCGCCGACCCTGCCTTGCTGGTCGCGGCGTTCGCCGTGGCCTTCATCGCCAGCGCCGAGACCCTGCTGTCCGCCGCGGCGGTGGACCGCATGCACAGCGGCCCGCGCTCGGACTTCGACCGTGAACTGTCGGCGCAGGGGGTGGGCAACATGCTCTGCGGCCTGGTCGGCGCGCTGCCGATGACCGGGGTGATCGTGCGCAGTTCGGCGAACGTCCAGGCCGGCGCCACCACGCGCCTTTCGACGATCTTCCACGGCCTGTGGCTGCTGGCGTTCGTGCTGTTGCTGTCGAGCCTGCTGCAGAGCATCCCGGTGGCGAGCCTGGCCGGCGTGCTGGTCTACACCGGGTTCAAGCTGGTGGACCTGAAGGTGTTCCGCGGCCTGGGCCGTTACGGCCGGATGCCGATGTTCACCTACGCCGCCACAGCGCTGGCGATCATCTTCACGGACTTGTTGACCGGCGTGCTGATCGGCTTCGGCCTGACCCTGCTGAAGCTGGCGCTGAAAGCCGCGCGGCTGAAGATCAGCCTGATCGACCTGCCCCAGGAGGGGGAAATGGAGATGCGCCTGACGGGCGCGGCGACGTTCCTCAAGGTGCCGGCGCTGACCCAGGCCCTGGCCAGCGTTCCACCGGGCACGACGGTGCATGTGCCGCTCAACAACCTGAGCTACATCGACCACGCCTGCCTGGAACTGTTGGAGGAATGGGGGCGGGCCAATGCCGCCAAGGGGTCGAGGCTGCTGATCGAGTCCCGGGGGCTCAAGCGCAGGCTTGAAGGGCGGGTGCGCACCACCGCCGGTATCGGCACGGCGGGCTGA